Proteins co-encoded in one Xanthomonas campestris pv. badrii genomic window:
- a CDS encoding ATP-binding response regulator produces the protein MPHEGGKLEQLKILLVEDSPEDAELLSDQLLDAGIDAVFERVDSEPSLRSVLDVFQPDIVLSDLSMPGFSGHQALRLVRQNGAIPFIFVSGTMGEETAVKALQDGANDYIIKHNPTRLPSAVVRAIREARADLERQRVESELMRAQRLESLAMLAAGLSHDLRNILQPLLIVPDLLAGRTDDPQLRQLANVVAECGRRGHEMAESMLSFVRGSNKPREQVSIANLFSAVQMLLKSSLPDGVRLQMEPIAADLTIEANYTELQQCLLNLGLNAIQAMPGGGTLMLSAERFDATRVRMSVADTGVGMSDDTRARLFSPFFTTKVDGTGLGLISCKRIVESYGGSIQVDSRLGEGTRFDMIVPMRAAAVAMVDTELPLAPGHGQRILLVDGEATRLSLLGNALSSQGYQPQLATDGFAALQLVQQHAMPDLVIIDSDIIQLSAVNVLLSMQDLGYQGPAIVLEDMGSPLQRMHFPADIPVHVLRKPLEMRRVFRAVAHALEVA, from the coding sequence ATGCCGCATGAGGGGGGCAAACTGGAGCAGCTGAAGATCCTTCTGGTGGAAGATTCACCCGAAGACGCCGAGCTGTTGTCCGATCAGTTGCTCGATGCCGGTATCGATGCGGTGTTCGAGCGTGTGGACAGCGAGCCGTCGTTGCGCAGCGTGCTGGACGTGTTTCAGCCGGACATCGTGCTGTCGGATCTGAGCATGCCCGGCTTTTCCGGCCATCAGGCGCTGCGCCTGGTGCGCCAGAACGGTGCCATCCCTTTCATTTTCGTCTCCGGCACCATGGGTGAGGAAACCGCGGTCAAGGCGCTGCAGGATGGCGCCAACGACTACATCATCAAGCACAACCCGACGCGCTTGCCGAGCGCGGTGGTGCGCGCCATCCGCGAGGCGCGTGCGGATCTGGAGCGCCAGCGGGTGGAGAGCGAACTGATGCGCGCGCAGCGCCTGGAAAGCCTGGCGATGCTGGCAGCCGGTTTGAGCCACGATTTGCGCAACATCCTGCAGCCGCTGCTGATCGTGCCCGACCTGCTGGCCGGCCGCACCGACGATCCGCAGCTGCGCCAGCTGGCCAACGTGGTGGCCGAGTGCGGCCGACGCGGGCACGAGATGGCCGAGTCGATGCTGTCGTTCGTGCGCGGTTCCAACAAGCCGCGCGAGCAGGTGTCCATCGCCAACCTGTTCTCGGCGGTGCAGATGCTGCTCAAGAGCAGCCTGCCCGATGGCGTGCGTTTGCAGATGGAGCCGATCGCGGCCGATCTGACCATCGAAGCCAACTACACCGAGCTGCAGCAATGCCTGCTCAACCTGGGCTTGAATGCGATCCAGGCCATGCCGGGTGGCGGCACCTTGATGCTCTCTGCCGAGCGTTTCGATGCCACGCGCGTGCGCATGAGCGTGGCCGATACCGGCGTGGGCATGAGCGATGACACCCGTGCGCGGTTGTTCAGCCCCTTCTTCACCACCAAGGTCGATGGCACCGGGCTGGGGCTGATTTCGTGCAAGCGCATCGTGGAAAGCTACGGCGGCAGCATCCAGGTCGATAGCCGGCTGGGTGAAGGCACGCGCTTCGACATGATCGTGCCGATGCGCGCGGCCGCGGTTGCGATGGTCGATACCGAACTGCCGCTCGCGCCGGGCCATGGGCAGCGCATCCTGCTGGTGGATGGCGAGGCCACGCGCCTGTCGCTGCTGGGCAATGCCTTGTCCAGCCAGGGATACCAGCCGCAGCTGGCCACCGATGGCTTTGCGGCGCTGCAGCTGGTGCAGCAGCACGCCATGCCGGACCTGGTGATCATCGACAGCGACATCATCCAGCTGTCCGCGGTGAACGTGCTGCTGAGCATGCAGGACCTGGGTTACCAGGGGCCGGCGATCGTGCTGGAAGACATGGGCTCGCCGCTGCAGCGGATGCACTTCCCGGCAGATATCCCGGTGCACGTATTGCGCAAGCCGCTGGAAATGCGCCGCGTGTTCCGTGCGGTGGCGCACGCGCTCGAGGTGGCCTGA
- a CDS encoding VanZ family protein, which yields MAAVTAALRPFHRPALWTGLWIAAIVVLIAVCLGPPPEFPELPSNSDKAEHFLSFALLSWGAVQLFATRRALLLAAFGLVLLGIGIEIAQGALTTNRSADPYDALADTLGILAGLCLAWTPLRFVMLRIDRRLFGPR from the coding sequence GTGGCGGCTGTGACGGCGGCGCTGCGGCCGTTCCACCGGCCGGCGCTGTGGACGGGACTGTGGATCGCGGCGATCGTGGTGCTGATCGCGGTGTGCCTGGGACCACCACCGGAATTTCCCGAGCTGCCGTCCAACAGCGACAAGGCCGAGCACTTCCTGAGTTTCGCGCTGCTGAGTTGGGGGGCGGTGCAGTTGTTCGCAACCCGTCGCGCGCTGTTGCTGGCTGCGTTCGGGTTGGTGCTGCTGGGGATCGGGATCGAGATCGCGCAAGGCGCGCTGACCACCAATCGCAGCGCAGATCCGTACGATGCGCTGGCCGATACGCTGGGCATCCTGGCCGGGCTGTGCCTGGCATGGACGCCGCTGCGTTTTGTGATGCTGCGGATCGATCGGCGCTTGTTTGGTCCGCGTTGA
- a CDS encoding pteridine reductase: protein MTNSSKVVLITGAGRRIGAQIATTLHAAGYRVALHAHRSGQALSARVAKLCAQRAGSACALQADLRLPQAPAQLVDDCIAAFGRLDAVVNNASAFYPTALGQATPAQWDELFAVNARAPFFIAQAAAAQLRQHRGAIVNLTDLHAQQPMRNHPLYGASKSALEMLTRSLALELAPEVRVNAVAPGAILWPEEGKAAEAKQALLARTPLARIGTPDEIAEAVRWLLDDASFVTGHTLHVDGGRQLS from the coding sequence ATGACAAACAGTTCCAAGGTGGTGTTGATCACCGGTGCAGGCCGCCGCATCGGCGCGCAGATCGCCACCACGCTGCACGCCGCCGGCTACCGCGTCGCGCTGCATGCGCACCGCTCCGGCCAGGCGCTGAGCGCGCGCGTGGCTAAGTTGTGCGCGCAGCGCGCGGGCAGTGCATGCGCCCTGCAGGCGGACCTGCGCCTGCCGCAGGCGCCCGCCCAGCTGGTGGACGACTGCATCGCCGCATTCGGGCGCCTGGATGCGGTGGTCAACAACGCCTCGGCGTTCTATCCCACCGCGCTTGGCCAGGCCACGCCAGCGCAATGGGACGAATTGTTCGCCGTCAACGCACGTGCGCCGTTCTTCATCGCCCAGGCCGCCGCCGCACAGCTGCGTCAGCACCGCGGCGCCATCGTCAACCTCACCGACCTGCATGCACAGCAGCCGATGCGCAATCACCCGCTGTACGGGGCCTCCAAGAGCGCACTGGAGATGCTGACCCGCTCGCTCGCACTGGAGCTGGCGCCAGAGGTGCGGGTCAACGCGGTGGCGCCCGGTGCGATCCTGTGGCCGGAGGAAGGCAAGGCCGCCGAGGCCAAGCAGGCACTGCTTGCGCGCACGCCGCTGGCGCGGATCGGCACGCCGGACGAAATCGCCGAGGCGGTGCGCTGGTTGCTCGACGACGCCAGCTTCGTCACCGGCCACACCCTGCACGTGGATGGCGGCCGCCAACTCAGCTGA
- a CDS encoding 2OG-Fe(II) oxygenase, with translation MTSTAIPTPLADWIVAQALAGQPPEQALQPLIDQGWNEQDAIDAVEALLRDHIQRHAQANGLPLPVRVPALLQHDDASLLDLGDRQVRVLMSLLLPRVVVLGGFLSDDECDALIALAQPRLARSRTVDNGSGAQIVHAARTSDSMCLQLGQDALCQRIEARIARLLDWPVAHGEGLQVLRYATGAEYRPHYDYFEPDAAGTSVLLQAGGQRVASLVMYLNTPERGGATRFPDVHLDIAAVKGNAVFFSYDRPHPMTRSLHAGAPVLAGEKWVATKWLRERAVRMPG, from the coding sequence ATGACATCCACCGCAATCCCCACCCCGTTGGCCGACTGGATCGTGGCGCAGGCACTGGCCGGCCAGCCGCCCGAACAGGCGCTACAGCCGCTGATCGATCAGGGCTGGAACGAGCAGGACGCCATCGACGCGGTCGAGGCACTGCTGCGCGACCATATCCAGCGGCATGCACAGGCCAACGGCCTGCCGCTGCCGGTGCGCGTGCCCGCGCTGCTGCAACACGACGATGCCTCGCTGCTGGACCTGGGCGACCGCCAGGTGCGCGTGCTGATGAGCCTGCTGTTGCCGCGCGTGGTGGTGCTGGGCGGCTTTCTGTCCGATGACGAATGCGATGCCTTGATCGCGCTCGCACAACCGCGCCTGGCCCGCTCGCGCACGGTGGACAACGGCAGTGGCGCGCAGATCGTGCACGCCGCACGCACCAGCGACAGCATGTGCCTGCAGCTGGGCCAGGATGCGCTGTGCCAACGGATCGAGGCACGCATTGCGCGCCTGCTCGACTGGCCGGTGGCGCACGGCGAAGGGCTGCAGGTGCTGCGCTACGCCACCGGTGCGGAGTATCGGCCGCACTACGATTATTTCGAGCCCGACGCGGCCGGCACGTCGGTGCTGCTGCAGGCAGGTGGCCAGCGCGTCGCCTCGCTGGTGATGTACCTCAACACGCCCGAACGCGGTGGCGCCACGCGCTTTCCCGATGTGCACCTGGACATTGCCGCGGTGAAAGGTAACGCGGTGTTCTTCAGCTACGACCGCCCGCACCCGATGACGCGCAGCCTGCATGCCGGGGCTCCGGTGCTGGCCGGCGAAAAATGGGTGGCGACCAAATGGCTGCGTGAGCGCGCAGTGCGCATGCCTGGCTGA
- a CDS encoding oxidoreductase yields the protein MPKPFNLAVVGYGYVGHTFHAPLIASTPGLQLHSVVSSKPQQAQADFPGIDVVADLATALADPALDAVVLATPNQTHAPFALQALAAGKHVLVDKPFVLDAAQARTVADAAAAAGRIVSVFQNRRWDADFLTLRRLIDEGQLGEVVEFHSHFDRYRPQVRDRWRESDSPGAGLWYDLGPHLLDQALQLFGMPQAIGADLQRQRSQARSDDYFHVTLHYPRLQAILHAGSLVADNRLRFAVHGTRGSYLKHGLDTQEDQLRAGRRPGTVGWGVDPLPGTLTRVDEEGRVHTHQPDNLPGDYRQCYAAFRDALAGTGPAPVAADEAVQLMHLLELAQRSAATGQVQWLEGVRTP from the coding sequence ATGCCTAAACCGTTCAATCTGGCCGTCGTCGGCTATGGCTATGTCGGCCATACCTTTCATGCACCACTGATCGCCAGCACGCCCGGCCTGCAGTTGCACAGCGTGGTGTCGTCCAAGCCGCAACAGGCGCAGGCAGATTTTCCCGGCATCGACGTGGTCGCCGACCTCGCCACTGCACTGGCCGATCCGGCACTCGATGCGGTGGTGCTGGCCACGCCCAACCAGACCCATGCGCCATTCGCGCTGCAGGCGCTGGCGGCCGGCAAGCACGTTCTGGTGGACAAGCCCTTCGTGCTGGATGCCGCGCAGGCGCGCACCGTGGCAGACGCCGCCGCAGCCGCCGGGCGTATCGTCAGCGTGTTCCAGAACCGCCGCTGGGACGCCGACTTCCTGACCTTGCGCCGGCTGATCGACGAAGGCCAGCTGGGCGAGGTGGTGGAATTCCATTCGCACTTCGATCGCTATCGCCCGCAGGTGCGCGACCGCTGGCGCGAAAGCGACAGCCCCGGCGCCGGCCTGTGGTACGACCTGGGCCCGCATCTGCTCGACCAGGCCCTGCAATTGTTCGGCATGCCGCAGGCGATCGGCGCAGACCTGCAGCGCCAGCGCAGCCAGGCGCGCAGCGACGATTATTTCCACGTCACCCTGCACTACCCGCGGCTGCAGGCGATCCTGCACGCCGGCTCGCTGGTGGCCGACAACCGCCTGCGTTTTGCAGTGCATGGCACGCGCGGCAGCTATCTCAAGCATGGCCTGGATACGCAGGAAGATCAGCTGCGCGCCGGGCGTCGCCCCGGCACGGTCGGCTGGGGCGTGGACCCGTTGCCGGGCACGCTGACGCGCGTGGACGAAGAAGGCCGGGTACACACCCATCAGCCTGACAACCTGCCCGGCGATTATCGCCAGTGCTACGCCGCCTTCCGCGACGCACTGGCCGGCACCGGTCCGGCACCGGTCGCCGCGGACGAGGCGGTGCAACTGATGCATCTGCTGGAGCTGGCCCAGCGCAGCGCGGCAACCGGCCAGGTGCAGTGGCTCGAGGGCGTGCGTACGCCGTAA
- a CDS encoding response regulator, which translates to MSAIRTILLAEDSPADAEMAVDALRDARLANPIVHVEDGVETMDYLLRRGAYANREEGLPAVLLLDIKMPRLDGLEVLKQVRSDETLKRLPVVILSSSREESDLARSWDLGVNAYVVKPVDVDQFFNAVKTLGTFWAVINQAPELD; encoded by the coding sequence ATGAGTGCCATCCGTACCATTCTTCTGGCAGAAGACAGCCCGGCCGACGCGGAGATGGCGGTCGACGCCCTGCGCGATGCGCGCCTGGCCAACCCCATCGTGCACGTCGAGGACGGCGTGGAAACCATGGACTACCTGCTGCGCCGTGGCGCCTACGCCAACCGCGAGGAAGGCCTGCCGGCGGTACTGCTGCTGGACATCAAGATGCCGCGCCTGGACGGGCTGGAAGTGCTCAAGCAGGTGCGCAGCGATGAAACGCTCAAGCGCCTGCCGGTGGTGATCCTGTCGTCCTCGCGCGAGGAGAGCGACCTGGCGCGCAGCTGGGACCTGGGCGTCAACGCCTATGTGGTCAAGCCGGTGGATGTGGACCAGTTCTTCAACGCGGTCAAGACGCTCGGCACCTTCTGGGCAGTCATCAACCAGGCACCGGAGCTGGACTGA
- a CDS encoding class I SAM-dependent methyltransferase, which yields MAYSLGVAEGSAILCIVFATGARMHADLPTPDPDALAHSERLAAHLRADIQAAGGAIPFSRFMELALYAPGLGYYSAGSSKFGETGDFITAPELGPLFAATVSGALAPVLQQLGPQARVLEVGGGSGAFAEVTLKRLLELDALPERYAILEPSADLRERQRERLGRSLIPPVFDLVEWLDAPFPDDWDGVLFANEVIDALPTPRFAVRDGQVYEETVVLDAQQQFARGEQPADALLSAAVRHLERYLQQPFADGYRSELLPQLPYWIQAVAGGLKRGAMLFVDYGYPRGEFYRAQREDGTLRAFYRHRMHEDLYRWPGLQDLTASVDFTALAEAGTGAGFELAGYCTQASFLLGNGLDTLLTQADARTDEVGRMRLRQQVKQLTLPSEMGERFQVMGFSREVDFAPAFLAGDLTWRL from the coding sequence ATGGCGTACTCGCTCGGCGTTGCGGAGGGCTCGGCTATCCTGTGCATTGTCTTCGCAACCGGTGCCCGCATGCACGCCGACCTTCCCACCCCCGATCCGGACGCCCTGGCGCATAGCGAGCGGTTGGCCGCGCATCTGCGCGCCGACATCCAGGCGGCCGGCGGAGCGATTCCGTTCTCGCGTTTCATGGAGCTGGCGCTGTATGCGCCGGGCCTGGGCTACTACAGCGCCGGGTCGAGCAAGTTCGGCGAGACCGGCGACTTCATCACCGCGCCCGAGCTGGGGCCGCTGTTCGCCGCCACCGTCTCCGGTGCGCTGGCGCCGGTGCTGCAGCAACTGGGGCCGCAGGCGCGGGTGCTGGAAGTGGGGGGTGGCAGCGGTGCGTTTGCCGAGGTCACGCTCAAGCGGTTGCTGGAACTGGATGCGCTGCCGGAGCGCTATGCGATTCTCGAACCCAGTGCCGACCTGCGCGAACGCCAGCGCGAGCGCCTGGGGCGCAGCCTGATTCCGCCGGTGTTCGATCTGGTCGAGTGGCTGGATGCACCCTTCCCCGACGATTGGGACGGCGTGCTGTTCGCCAACGAGGTGATCGACGCGCTGCCTACGCCACGCTTTGCGGTGCGCGATGGGCAGGTGTATGAGGAAACCGTGGTATTGGATGCGCAGCAGCAGTTCGCGCGCGGCGAGCAGCCGGCCGATGCCTTGCTGAGCGCGGCGGTACGGCATCTGGAACGCTATCTGCAACAGCCGTTCGCCGACGGCTACCGCTCCGAGCTGTTGCCGCAGCTGCCGTACTGGATCCAGGCGGTGGCCGGCGGACTCAAACGCGGTGCGATGCTGTTCGTCGACTACGGTTACCCGCGTGGCGAGTTCTATCGTGCGCAGCGCGAGGACGGCACCTTGCGCGCGTTCTATCGCCACCGCATGCACGAGGATCTGTATCGCTGGCCGGGCCTGCAGGACCTGACCGCCTCGGTGGACTTCACCGCCTTGGCCGAGGCCGGTACCGGCGCCGGTTTCGAGCTGGCCGGTTACTGCACGCAGGCCAGTTTCCTGCTGGGCAATGGCCTGGATACCTTGCTGACCCAGGCCGATGCGCGCACCGATGAAGTCGGGCGCATGCGCCTGCGTCAGCAGGTCAAGCAGCTCACCCTGCCCAGCGAAATGGGCGAGCGTTTCCAGGTGATGGGTTTCTCGCGCGAGGTGGATTTCGCCCCTGCCTTCCTGGCTGGCGATCTCACGTGGCGGCTGTGA
- the folK gene encoding 2-amino-4-hydroxy-6-hydroxymethyldihydropteridine diphosphokinase, with the protein MTTVLLSLGSNLQPTHYLRLAVAALRARFGPLTVSPAYRTPAVGFDGPDFVNNGVALQTDLDLQALDQWLHALEDAHGRDRSGPRLGDRTLDVDVVFFGDSIVQGPGQLRIPRPELKHAFVLKPLADIAPDFVDPLSGQTLAALWQAHPQHGSAFTTVELDAPALSAAQ; encoded by the coding sequence ATGACCACCGTGCTCCTCAGCCTCGGCAGCAACCTCCAGCCGACCCATTACCTGCGCCTGGCCGTGGCCGCCCTGCGCGCGCGCTTCGGCCCGCTCACTGTGTCCCCGGCATACCGCACGCCGGCGGTGGGCTTCGATGGGCCGGATTTCGTCAACAATGGCGTGGCGCTGCAGACCGATCTGGATTTGCAGGCACTGGATCAGTGGCTGCATGCGCTGGAAGATGCGCATGGCCGCGATCGCAGCGGGCCGCGTTTGGGCGACCGTACCCTGGATGTGGATGTGGTGTTCTTCGGCGACAGCATCGTCCAGGGACCGGGGCAGTTGCGCATCCCGCGGCCCGAGCTCAAGCACGCCTTCGTGCTCAAGCCGCTGGCCGATATCGCGCCGGACTTCGTGGACCCGTTGAGCGGGCAGACGCTGGCCGCGCTCTGGCAGGCGCATCCGCAGCATGGCAGCGCGTTCACCACGGTGGAGCTGGATGCGCCTGCGCTGAGTGCTGCGCAGTAG
- a CDS encoding BON domain-containing protein, with protein sequence MKTIKHARTLLALALSLGLTLGATQAFAAPQDMGAHKDHAAGMNESKKPVTDTWITTKVKADLLATENVSGTDVKVETKNGIVMLTGSVATQAEHDKAVAVAKGIEGVKSVKSTGLKVVAAKK encoded by the coding sequence ATGAAGACCATCAAGCATGCACGCACGTTGCTGGCGCTGGCGTTGTCGCTGGGCCTGACCCTGGGTGCTACGCAGGCATTTGCCGCGCCGCAGGACATGGGCGCGCACAAGGACCATGCCGCCGGCATGAACGAGTCCAAGAAGCCGGTCACCGACACCTGGATCACCACCAAGGTCAAGGCCGATCTGCTGGCGACCGAAAATGTGTCCGGTACCGACGTCAAGGTCGAGACCAAGAACGGCATCGTGATGCTGACCGGTTCGGTCGCCACCCAGGCCGAGCACGACAAGGCCGTGGCCGTGGCCAAGGGCATCGAAGGCGTCAAGAGCGTCAAATCGACCGGCCTGAAGGTCGTTGCTGCGAAGAAGTAA
- a CDS encoding sensor histidine kinase yields the protein MQTTAQADKWDRWRLPSLAVAVCLIVVVPSLLLQQMARNANRAAVWVSHSQEVQETAQRLEAAMRDTESAALMRSHGVERPALLERMRRGRRESMAAVARLVALTNDNPSQLVRMGRIQSTIERRLLLAERIAVTTEPEQIRTLINDMTVNNPIRVLIDDLQAAEGRLLALRNARAATERMHYTVLSWVALAVQLLLLATVIWLLQRQIRRRLAAEQEYLRANGRASSVLQTVREPIVLLDASQRIVLHNPAFAELYGLEERGNELMALEDVGEGVWRDQQIHQRLADVLLRGRELWDFEHEQRAADGVMRTMLINARRMPLPDTMDEDVVLMTVSDISLQKASQLRITELNRQMEGKVEQVSEVNRELEAFSYSVSHDLRAPLRHVAGFSDKLARHLGDAADEKSRHYMEVIGSSARRMASLIDDLLVYSRLGRGALRLQAVDMQSLVAETRAILDANVKSENTGHRVEWQIAPLPVLVADENMMRQLWMNLLGNAVKYSAKREVARIEVTYVPTAEGGHQFSVRDNGAGFDMEYSGKLFGVFQRLHKASEYAGTGIGLASVRRVLTRHGGRIWAEGVVDEGATFYFELPPAHEAPNQEFTV from the coding sequence ATGCAGACGACTGCCCAAGCAGACAAATGGGATCGCTGGCGACTGCCTTCATTGGCGGTGGCGGTGTGCCTGATCGTGGTGGTGCCGTCCTTGCTGTTGCAGCAGATGGCGCGCAACGCCAATCGGGCGGCTGTATGGGTGTCGCACAGCCAGGAAGTGCAGGAGACCGCGCAGCGGCTGGAAGCGGCGATGCGCGACACCGAATCGGCCGCGCTGATGCGCTCGCACGGCGTGGAGCGCCCGGCGTTGCTGGAACGCATGCGCCGGGGCCGGCGCGAATCCATGGCGGCGGTGGCCCGTCTGGTGGCGCTGACCAACGACAATCCGTCGCAGCTGGTGCGCATGGGGCGGATCCAGAGCACGATCGAGCGCCGGCTGCTGTTGGCCGAGCGGATCGCGGTGACCACCGAGCCGGAGCAGATCCGCACACTGATCAACGACATGACGGTGAACAACCCGATCCGCGTCTTGATCGACGACCTGCAAGCTGCCGAAGGCCGGTTGCTGGCGCTACGCAATGCGCGCGCGGCGACCGAGCGCATGCACTACACGGTGCTGAGCTGGGTTGCGCTGGCGGTGCAGTTGCTGTTGCTGGCCACGGTGATCTGGTTGCTGCAACGGCAGATCCGGCGCCGGCTGGCGGCCGAGCAGGAATACCTGCGCGCCAACGGCCGCGCCAGCTCGGTGCTGCAGACCGTGCGCGAGCCGATCGTGCTGCTGGATGCCAGCCAGCGCATCGTGCTGCACAACCCCGCGTTCGCCGAGCTGTACGGCCTGGAGGAACGCGGCAACGAATTGATGGCGCTGGAAGACGTGGGCGAGGGCGTGTGGCGCGACCAGCAGATTCACCAGCGCCTGGCCGACGTATTGCTGCGCGGCCGCGAGCTGTGGGATTTCGAGCACGAGCAACGCGCCGCCGACGGGGTGATGCGCACCATGCTGATCAATGCGCGGCGCATGCCGCTGCCCGACACCATGGACGAGGACGTGGTGCTGATGACGGTCAGCGACATCAGCCTGCAGAAGGCCTCGCAGCTGCGTATCACCGAGCTCAATCGGCAGATGGAGGGCAAGGTGGAGCAGGTGTCGGAGGTCAATCGCGAACTGGAGGCCTTCAGCTATTCGGTCTCGCACGACCTGCGCGCTCCGCTGCGCCATGTGGCCGGATTCTCGGACAAGCTGGCACGCCATCTGGGCGATGCCGCCGATGAGAAGTCGCGCCATTACATGGAAGTGATCGGCAGCTCGGCGCGGCGCATGGCCTCGCTGATCGACGATCTGCTGGTGTATTCGCGCCTGGGCCGTGGTGCGCTGCGGCTGCAGGCGGTGGACATGCAATCGCTGGTCGCCGAAACCCGCGCGATCCTGGATGCCAATGTCAAGAGCGAGAACACCGGCCACCGCGTGGAGTGGCAGATCGCGCCGCTTCCGGTGCTGGTGGCCGACGAAAACATGATGCGCCAGCTATGGATGAACCTGCTGGGCAACGCGGTCAAGTACAGCGCCAAGCGCGAGGTGGCCAGGATCGAGGTCACCTATGTGCCGACGGCCGAGGGCGGCCACCAGTTCAGCGTGCGCGACAACGGCGCCGGCTTCGACATGGAGTACAGCGGCAAGCTGTTCGGTGTGTTCCAGCGGCTGCACAAGGCCAGCGAGTACGCCGGCACCGGCATTGGCCTGGCCAGCGTGCGACGGGTGCTGACGCGTCACGGTGGCCGCATCTGGGCCGAAGGCGTGGTCGATGAAGGTGCCACGTTCTATTTCGAGTTACCCCCTGCGCATGAGGCGCCCAACCAAGAGTTCACCGTATGA